Part of the Lycium ferocissimum isolate CSIRO_LF1 chromosome 6, AGI_CSIRO_Lferr_CH_V1, whole genome shotgun sequence genome, CTTTAGTTTATGCTAAGTGTGACAGGATTGAAAGAATTGAGTTGTGGGATTCCTTGTACAACTTAGCATCAGATATGAATACACCATGGCTTGTTGGTGGTGATTTCAATGTGATCACAGACGAGCATGAAAAGTATGGTGGACAACCTGTCTCTTTGAATGAGGTGGAGGATTTTAGGCACTGCATCAACACATGCAATTTAACAGACTTGGGATACAAAGGTAGTGTGTATACCTGGTGGAATGGAAGAGGTGTTGGGAACTGTATATTCAAGAGATTGGATAGATGCCTTGGTAACTTTGAATTTCAACAGCTGTTTCCAGGTTTGGAGATCACACACTTGATCAAAAATGGTTCTGATCACTCTCCTCTATTGTTGGAATGCAAAGAAAAAGCAGTTCAAATTAGGAAGTCATTCAGATTTCTTAACTTTTGGGTGAAACATGAAACTTTCCTTGATGTTGTGAGAGCAAATTGGAATACTGATGTGCCAGCAAACTCTTTCATGTCCTTTAACTTGAAactgaagaaaatgaagaaagtgtTGTCACAATGGAGTAGAGCAACATATGGGGATATATTTCAGGAGGTTACAAATCTTGAAGAGGTCATTAAAGCTCATGAGCAACGAAAGCGGATCCATCTTTACTCAATAGAGAAAAGCTGCAGAAGGTACAAGCTGAATTGATTAGAGTGTATGCATTGGAGGAGGAGTATTGGAAACAAAAGGCTGGCCTTCAATGGTTCCAAGAAGGTGATAAGAATTCAAAATTATTCCATGCACATGTGAATGGAAAAAGGAAATTTCTACAGCTTAGAAGAATTCAGGATTCTCAAGGAACTTAGCTTGAAACAGATGAAGAAATTGCTGAAGAGGGTGTTAGATTTTATCATGCCCAATTCCATGAAACTAATGTGCCTACTCGCTTGATATTTTGCAAAGCGAGTTCCTAGAATGATCACACCCGAACAAATTGCGAATTGATAGCTAATCCTACTAAAGATGAAGTCAAGCATGCAGTGTTTGGTTTGAATAATGCAAGTGCAGGTGGACTTAATGGATACACAGGCATGTTTTTCCAAAAATGTTGGGATATCACTGGAGATGATATATTCAATATGGTATGGGATTTCTTTGGAGGTATGCAACTGCCTCGGTACATAACTCACACTAATCTTGTCTTGTTGCCTAAAAAGCAGAATCCTCAGACATTTAGTGAAATGAGACCTATAAGCTTAAGCAACTTTGTTAATAAGGTTTTTTCTAGAGTTATTCATGAAAGGATGGTTCACTTGTTACCAAAATTGATTTCTCAAAATCAAGCTGGTTTTGTGAGGGGTAAAAGTATAGTGGAGAACATCTTATTAACTCAAGAGATTATAACTGATATAGGCTCAGAActaataaaggaaagaagaatggaaGTCAAATAGTCCTTAATGTTATAATGAAGCTTGATATGACAAAAGCTTATGACAGATTGTCATGGCTTTTTCTCACAAATGTCATGAGGAGAATGGGATTTTCTGAGAGGTTCATTAGTTACATTTATGAGTTGGTTGGAAATAACTGGTATTTTGTGCTCATTAATGGACAGCCACATGGTTTCTTTCATTCAACTAGAGGGGTAAAGCAAGGTGATCCATTGTCACCTACTTTGTTCATTCTAGCAGCTGAAGTTTTGTCTAGAGCACTGAATTCATTGAATGATAATGTGTGGTATACTGGTTATGGGATGCCAAAATGGAGTCCTTCTATTAATCATCTTgcatatgcagatgatactATCATCTTTGCATCATCTTGTGATATCTCTTTGAGACTGATTATGCAGGTTTTTGTGCATATGAAGCGACTTTCGGTTGATAAATAAAGCAAAAAGTTCAGTTTACTTGCATGATAGGGTGGATAAAGAAGTGTTTCAAAAAGTAGAAAGAATTACTGGCATTACTAGACAGGCATTTCCATTGATGTATCTTGGCTGTCCTATTTATTATAGCAAGAGCAAGATGTGTTTTTACTCAGAATTGCTTGCTAAAGTAGAAATAAATTACAAGGATGGAAAGGCAAACTTCTTTCCTTTGGAGGAAGAGCAATTTTATTGAAGCATGTTCTGCAGGCAATGCCAATGCATCTCTTGTCTGCAATTGATCCTCCATCACTTGTGATCACAAAGCTGCATAAGATTTTTGCATAGTTTTATTGGAGTAACAAAATTGGAGAGAGTAATAGACATTGAGCTAAATGGAAAAAGGTGTGCTTACCAGTTGATGAGGGTGGTCTTGGTTTTAGATCTCTAGCAAACATGTCACTGGCATTGTTTGCTAAGCTCTGGTGGAATATGAGGACTAAGCCATCTCTTTGGAATGCTTTTATGGGCATGAAGTATATGAAAAAGAATAATCCAGTTCTAGTACCATGGAAGAGAGGTTCTCATGTTTGGAGGAAAATGTTACAAGCAAGAGACATGATTGAGCATCAAATACTGTGGCAATTGAGAATGGGCTCATCACTATTTTGGTTTGATAACTGGACTGGTCTTGGACCATTATACTTCATTATTCTTGCTAATTTTCCTTGCAATGAGTTTATAGAAAATGTCTCAGATGTTGTTACTAATGGAAAGTGGCATGAACCTGCTATTAGAAATAACTTGCTTGAGGACTTAGCTGAATTCATTTTGAATGAAGTTAAGCCACCTGTAAAGCCTGGAGAATTGGACAGACCAAGATGGATGTTGAAAACTAATGGAGAGTTTAGTGTGAAGTCTGCATGGGAGTATATGAGAAGCAAAGttgaaaa contains:
- the LOC132061351 gene encoding uncharacterized protein LOC132061351; translated protein: MEMTVTLVYAKCDRIERIELWDSLYNLASDMNTPWLVGGDFNVITDEHEKYGGQPVSLNEVEDFRHCINTCNLTDLGYKGSVYTWWNGRGVGNCIFKRLDRCLGNFEFQQLFPGLEITHLIKNGSDHSPLLLECKEKAVQIRKSFRFLNFWVKHETFLDVVRANWNTDVPANSFMSFNLKLKKMKKVLSQWSRATYGDIFQEVTNLEEVIKAHEQRKRIHLYSIEKSCRSLEEFRILKELSLKQMKKLLKRVDLMDTQACFSKNVGISLEMIYSIWYGISLENPQTFSEMRPISLSNFVNKVFSRVIHERMVHLLPKLISQNQAGFVRGKSIVENILLTQEIITDIGSELIKERRMEVK